One Lachnospiraceae bacterium C1.1 genomic region harbors:
- a CDS encoding IS1634 family transposase, whose translation MAKSYINDKGVSTSVNIRKLGTLNELIKEHGPTRDDVMAWAKEEAKIETKKYKEDNQMKSVQITFHADRQIDYDQQVFYRGGYLFLQHIYYSLCLDKTCRKLRDKYKFQYDINSILSDIIFARVLEPCSKKSSYKVASEFLEKPSYKLHDIYRSLDVLGNECDFIQSEVYKNSHLIRKKNDKILFYDCTNYYFEIEEEDGDKKYGKSKEHRPNPIIQMGMFMDGDSIPLAFSLFPGNANEQTSLKPLEEKVLSEFGCQKFIYCSDAGLGSEKIRNYNHMGERAFIVTQSIKKLKNKDKEWALDKNGFKRVSDDKPVDITKLSDDDSGLYYKEEPYTPKQIHQRLIITYSPKFARYQKAIRDAQVERAQKLIDSGAAKRGRRNPNDPRRFIGKIAVTEDGEKATVKNYLDTDKIEQEALYDGLYAVSTDLLDDPVEDILKVSEGRWEIEECFRIMKTDFEARPVYLKLETRIKAHFLSCFLSLIVYRYLEKAVGSDYTCDEILTTLRKMNFVNLKEQGFIPTYKRTKLTDDLHDACGFRTDYEFITKSQMKTIQKESKNRKKIP comes from the coding sequence ATAGCAAAGAGCTATATTAATGACAAAGGCGTTAGTACTTCTGTAAATATCAGAAAACTAGGTACCTTGAATGAACTCATAAAAGAACATGGTCCAACAAGAGATGATGTTATGGCATGGGCAAAAGAAGAAGCTAAGATAGAAACGAAAAAATATAAAGAAGATAACCAGATGAAATCCGTTCAGATTACTTTCCACGCCGACAGGCAAATTGATTATGATCAGCAGGTATTTTATCGGGGAGGCTATCTTTTTCTTCAGCATATCTACTATTCCCTCTGCCTGGATAAAACATGTAGAAAACTCAGGGATAAATATAAATTCCAATACGATATAAACTCTATTCTCTCCGATATTATTTTTGCCAGAGTACTTGAACCATGCAGTAAAAAATCATCGTATAAGGTGGCATCTGAATTTCTTGAAAAGCCATCTTATAAACTTCATGATATTTATCGTTCACTGGATGTTCTCGGAAACGAATGCGATTTTATACAGTCTGAAGTCTATAAGAACAGCCATCTGATTAGAAAGAAAAACGATAAGATTCTTTTCTACGACTGCACTAATTACTACTTTGAAATTGAAGAGGAAGACGGAGATAAAAAATACGGCAAAAGCAAAGAACACCGTCCAAATCCAATCATTCAAATGGGCATGTTTATGGATGGCGACAGCATTCCGCTAGCTTTTTCACTTTTTCCGGGCAATGCTAATGAGCAGACTTCACTAAAGCCACTCGAAGAAAAAGTACTTTCAGAGTTCGGATGCCAGAAATTTATATATTGTAGTGATGCCGGTCTTGGTTCTGAAAAAATCAGAAACTATAATCATATGGGCGAAAGAGCATTTATCGTTACCCAGTCAATAAAAAAACTGAAGAACAAGGACAAAGAATGGGCACTCGATAAAAATGGTTTCAAAAGAGTATCCGATGATAAGCCGGTAGATATAACAAAGCTGTCTGATGATGACTCCGGTCTGTATTATAAAGAAGAGCCCTACACTCCTAAGCAAATACACCAGAGACTGATCATTACATACTCTCCTAAATTTGCCAGATATCAGAAAGCTATCCGTGATGCCCAGGTAGAACGTGCTCAGAAACTTATTGATTCAGGAGCCGCAAAAAGAGGAAGAAGAAACCCTAATGATCCAAGACGTTTCATTGGAAAAATAGCTGTTACAGAAGATGGTGAAAAAGCTACAGTAAAGAATTATTTAGATACGGATAAGATTGAGCAGGAAGCACTTTATGATGGATTATATGCAGTATCCACAGATTTATTGGATGATCCTGTTGAGGATATCTTAAAGGTCAGTGAAGGGCGCTGGGAAATCGAAGAATGCTTCAGGATAATGAAAACAGATTTTGAAGCCAGACCTGTATATCTGAAATTGGAAACAAGAATAAAAGCACATTTTCTATCCTGCTTTTTATCCCTGATAGTTTATAGATATTTAGAAAAAGCCGTAGGTTCCGATTATACATGTGACGAAATACTAACTACACTAAGAAAAATGAATTTTGTAAATCTTAAAGAGCAGGGATTCATTCCAACTTATAAAAGAACCAAGTTAACAGATGATCTTCACGATGCATGTGGTTTCAGAACTGACTATGAATTCATCA
- a CDS encoding radical SAM protein, whose protein sequence is MSIKIVNYAGWFGWNMRKYFPKLAIWAYLKLQYFKRDNDQKEFIDMYMNAKEAPYPEVVNIETINRCNNTCAFCTANKNEEKRPFAKISDELYKSVIDQLADWGYPNKLTLYGNNEPWMDTRIVELHKYAREKLPKAYIFMSTNGILLNIEKLDQIVPYVDQLIINNYSMEMKLYPHIKEIYDHVKANPEKYKNVEIIIQMRYLNEYLTNRAGSAPNRKGEKYKVIKKTCLMPYTDMWIEPNGNMGLCCCDNFEKTKMGDLTKEKLVDIWNGEIYRGVREKMRNGRHNIGFCQYCDFIDAGLRGNIAREELEKNKQ, encoded by the coding sequence TTGTCAATAAAGATTGTTAACTATGCAGGATGGTTTGGATGGAATATGCGAAAGTATTTTCCAAAGCTTGCAATATGGGCTTACTTGAAGCTTCAGTACTTTAAGAGAGATAATGACCAGAAGGAATTTATCGATATGTACATGAATGCGAAGGAGGCTCCGTATCCTGAGGTCGTAAATATAGAGACAATTAATCGCTGCAATAATACATGTGCTTTCTGTACAGCGAATAAAAATGAAGAAAAGAGACCTTTTGCAAAGATAAGCGATGAGCTGTATAAATCTGTTATCGACCAGCTCGCTGATTGGGGTTATCCGAATAAGCTCACTCTTTATGGAAATAATGAGCCCTGGATGGATACGAGGATCGTAGAGCTCCATAAATATGCAAGGGAGAAGCTTCCTAAGGCTTATATATTTATGTCAACCAACGGAATCCTTCTTAACATAGAGAAACTTGACCAGATCGTGCCTTATGTTGATCAGCTCATAATTAATAATTACAGTATGGAGATGAAGCTTTATCCTCATATTAAAGAGATTTATGATCATGTAAAGGCAAATCCGGAAAAATATAAGAATGTTGAGATCATCATTCAGATGAGATATCTGAATGAGTATCTTACAAACCGTGCAGGATCTGCACCTAACAGAAAGGGTGAGAAATATAAGGTCATTAAAAAGACCTGTCTTATGCCCTACACTGATATGTGGATCGAGCCTAACGGAAACATGGGGCTTTGCTGCTGCGATAATTTCGAGAAGACAAAGATGGGAGATCTGACCAAGGAAAAGCTTGTTGATATATGGAACGGTGAGATTTACCGCGGTGTCAGAGAAAAGATGCGAAACGGCAGACATAATATCGGTTTCTGTCAGTACTGTGATTTCATAGATGCGGGACTTCGTGGAAATATAGCAAGAGAAGAGCTTGAAAAAAATAAACAATAA
- a CDS encoding LysR family transcriptional regulator — translation MELRQILSFTKIAQFQSFSKAADSLGYSQSTLTVQIQQLEKELNTRLFDRIGKKTLLTPPGERFLSYAHKILSDINEANLALQDDTELSNSLRIGVTDSVCFYKLPPILQYFHENYPKVKLSITIDDTDALIDMMDKGETDLIYILDQPCYNNNWVKEMEEREKIVFVASPDSPLSKEKDLELDMLLTHSFILPESGSAHRRSLDNLLAARGFIFMPFLEISSIEFIQRMLHGSDFISYLPYFTVSDAVENGYLSVLDLKDFSASMYRQIFYNQNKWKTREMAEFIKAANML, via the coding sequence ATGGAGTTACGACAGATCCTCAGTTTTACTAAAATCGCACAATTTCAAAGCTTTTCAAAGGCAGCCGATTCTTTAGGATATTCCCAAAGTACTCTTACTGTTCAGATACAACAGTTGGAAAAAGAACTGAATACCAGACTTTTTGACCGGATAGGAAAGAAAACCCTTCTTACTCCCCCCGGAGAAAGATTTTTAAGCTATGCCCACAAAATTCTTTCAGATATTAATGAAGCAAATCTGGCTCTCCAGGATGACACCGAGCTTTCCAACTCCCTTCGCATCGGCGTTACTGATTCTGTATGCTTCTATAAGCTTCCGCCTATCCTTCAGTATTTTCATGAAAACTATCCTAAGGTCAAGCTCTCTATTACCATAGATGACACCGACGCCCTTATAGATATGATGGATAAAGGAGAAACTGATCTTATCTATATTCTCGATCAGCCCTGCTACAACAATAACTGGGTAAAAGAAATGGAAGAACGCGAAAAAATTGTTTTCGTTGCATCTCCGGATTCCCCACTCTCAAAAGAGAAAGATCTCGAGCTTGATATGCTTCTTACCCATTCATTTATCCTGCCCGAGAGCGGTTCAGCCCACAGAAGATCTCTTGATAACCTTCTTGCCGCCAGAGGCTTTATTTTCATGCCCTTCCTTGAGATCAGCTCCATCGAATTTATCCAGCGAATGCTTCACGGAAGTGATTTTATATCCTACCTACCCTATTTTACCGTGTCCGACGCCGTCGAAAACGGATATCTTTCAGTATTGGACTTAAAGGACTTCAGTGCTTCCATGTACAGACAGATCTTCTACAATCAAAATAAATGGAAAACACGTGAAATGGCCGAATTCATTAAAGCTGCAAATATGTTATGA